From a single Planctellipticum variicoloris genomic region:
- the metW gene encoding methionine biosynthesis protein MetW: MNQRRYCLPDLESALMDRLIMAHIERGSRVLDLGCGDGRLLCRLRDEHGVSIQGIERDLPQVVEAISKGVPVIQADLDEGLSEIGDQAFDYVVLSQTLQQVLHPKDLLQRMLRVARRAVVVVPNFGHWRVRLQLLLTGRAPVTQSLPYDWYNTPNLHLLSMLDFRDLLQNLRVRVIDEVPIIRGTAVPNARLANLRADNALYVIESAEAPAVAANSP, from the coding sequence ATGAACCAACGCCGCTACTGCCTGCCCGATCTTGAGTCCGCGCTGATGGACCGGTTGATCATGGCGCACATCGAACGCGGCAGCCGGGTCCTCGATCTGGGCTGCGGCGACGGCCGGCTCCTCTGCCGGCTGCGCGACGAGCACGGCGTATCGATTCAGGGCATCGAGCGCGATCTTCCGCAGGTCGTCGAGGCGATCTCCAAGGGCGTGCCGGTGATTCAGGCTGACCTGGACGAAGGCCTGTCCGAGATCGGCGACCAGGCCTTCGACTACGTGGTGCTGAGCCAGACTCTGCAGCAGGTGCTGCATCCCAAGGATCTGCTGCAGCGGATGCTGCGCGTCGCCCGCCGGGCGGTGGTGGTCGTCCCCAACTTCGGCCACTGGCGGGTCCGCCTGCAGCTCCTGCTGACGGGGCGCGCACCGGTGACCCAGTCGCTGCCGTACGACTGGTACAACACGCCGAACCTGCACCTGCTCTCGATGCTCGACTTCCGCGACCTGCTGCAGAATCTGCGGGTCCGCGTGATCGACGAGGTCCCGATTATTCGAGGGACCGCAGTCCCCAACGCCCGACTCGCGAACCTGCGGGCAGACAACGCGCTGTACGTGATCGAGTCCGCAGAGGCCCCCGCTGTGGCCGCGAATTCGCCCTGA